In the genome of Rhizophagus irregularis chromosome 22, complete sequence, one region contains:
- a CDS encoding uncharacterized protein (SECRETED:cutsite_AFA-EE; SECRETED:prob_0.9606); SECRETED:SignalP(1-22) — MFHLKRLLFGIILLLSFGSAFAEEYDPNKDVFDQIINVLVPTLIVFLFDTKGKSEKKEKLEDSNSEELEKKQISVFIKIRQEISPVKIRRAFDDFLFLLSLFVLPCIVFYKNHKEFAIPIWIPMLFGAMTGFVFFVLIDYYIISYSDSVIIDRRFVLGLLGLFIDLGHIISDICFIFYTKSIPESNFTNVFIYSHAVTGILGSVLLLYYICEVCFIYSRTYEGVSAFEKSEPFLRKLTITATCLWTPIVQMLNMSLLSGNDYYWTKSILALNMIYLSRVINYAEKNVKISKYEKVPFGMLYIIFHVLRNYSWED; from the coding sequence atgtttcATTTAAAACGTCTTCTCTTTGGAATTATTCTTTTGTTATCTTTTGGTTCAGCTTTTGCTGAAGAATATGATCCTAATAAAGACGTTTTCGACCAAATAATTAATGTGCTTGTTCCTACgcttatagtttttttatttgatacgAAAGGAAAGtcagaaaagaaagaaaagctAGAAGATTCAAATTCGGAAGAATTAGAAAAGAAACAAATAAgcgtatttattaaaattagacaAGAAATATCCCCAGTTAAAATTAGGCGAGCTTTTGatgactttctttttttattatccctTTTTGTTCTACCATGTATAgtgttttataaaaatcataaggAATTCGCAATACCAATCTGGATTCCAATGCTTTTTGGAGCTATGACTGGTTTTGTTTTCTTTGTACTCATAgactattatattattagctATAGCGACTCAGTAATAATTGATCGAAGATTTGTACTTGGACTTTTAGgtctttttattgatttaggtCACATTATTTCTGATAtttgtttcatattttataCCAAAAGTATTCCTGAGAGTAATTTTACAAATGTTTTCATCTACTCACATGCAGTAACCGGAATTTTAGGATCGGTTTTgcttctttattatatatgtgAGGTTTGCTTTATATATTCGAGGACTTATGAAGGCGTTAGTGCCTTCGAAAAATCAGAACCTTTTTTAAGGAAATTAACTATAACAGCGACTTGCCTTTGGACTCCAATAGTCCAAATGCTAAATATGTCTCTCCTTTCTGGTAATGACTATTATTGGACGAAATCAATATTGGCATTAAACATGATTTACCTCTCAAGAGTTATAAATTATGctgaaaaaaatgtcaaaatatcGAAATATGAAAAAGTACCATTTGGTATGCTATATATTATCTTTCATGTCTTACGCAACTATAGTTGGGAGGATTAA